In Bubalus kerabau isolate K-KA32 ecotype Philippines breed swamp buffalo chromosome 4, PCC_UOA_SB_1v2, whole genome shotgun sequence, one DNA window encodes the following:
- the LOC129651153 gene encoding testis-expressed protein 19.2-like gives MCPPVSKRYGAEGMSYLHASWRYQLQHGRQLRICFACYKAAFLFLKQQLESEDLEDGDWDPELMDNSETGSEQGSSPVMGPNWAQGLWEPAQGESVGWGLDTLASGPVESEDMDLDDHFVPTELQAQDAAPLGLDAEDADWTQGLPWRFGEIPTCSHWPSPPVPWEGIFKVDLPPGEPMVLELGTTQDMDPLEAEAYLLDLQILSLVGCYDAVYLQKMKPRGVRMTPGQCWKLLLEPDEMWVVKLQDAPQKQELHHWKLSILESSPPEQIEELAPADSALLKRGFTILSYSPWAKRKPEEGDSASRPQSSTQGGDAGTSGPREPGENLAAVGAVALGELPHFQPLDPGSQN, from the coding sequence ATGTGCCCTCCAGTCAGCAAGCGGTATGGGGCAGAGGGCATGTCCTATCTCCATGCATCCTGGAGGTATCAGCTTCAACATGGCAGACAGCTAAGGATCTGCTTTGCTTGTTACAAGGCTGCCTTTCTGTTCCTTAAGCAGCAGCTAGAGTCAGAAGACTTGGAAGATGGAGATTGGGACCCTGAGCTTATGGATAACTCAGAGACAGGGTCTGAGCAAGGGTCATCCCCAGTGATGGGGCCAAACTGGGCGCAGGGCCTATGGGAGCCTGCACAGGGCGAGTCTGTGGGCTGGGGATTGGACACCCTGGCGTCAGGCCCTGTGGAGTCAGAAGACATGGACCTAGATGATCACTTTGTGCCCACTGAGCTGCAGGCTCAGGATGCGGCACCTCTGGGCCTGGACGCTGAAGATGCTGACTGGACCcaaggccttccctggagatttgGGGAAATCCCTACCTGTTCCCACTGGCCAAGCCCCCCTGTTCCATGGGAGGGGATTTTCAAAGTGGACTTGCCTCCAGGAGAGCCCATGGTATTGGAGCTGGGCACCACACAGGACATGGACCCTCTTGAGGCTGAAGCCTATTTGTTGGACCTGCAGATCCTCTCCCTAGTGGGCTGCTATGATGCTGTCTACCTCCAGAAGATGAAGCCAAGAGGGGTCCGAATGACCCCAGGCCAGTGTTGGAAACTGCTGTTGGAGCCTGATGAGATGTGGGTGGTGAAACTCCAAGATGCACCCCAGAAGCAGGAACTGCACCACTGGAAGCTAAGCATTCTGGAATCCTCCCCTCCAGAGCAGATTGAAGAGCTGGCGCCTGCAGATTCAGCCCTGCTTAAGAGGGGATTCACCATCCTTTCTTATTCACCCTgggccaagaggaagcctgaggaggGGGACTCAGCCTCTAGGCCACAGTCCTCCACCCAAGGAGGGGATGCCGGCACCAGTGGGCCCAGAGAGCCTGGAGAGAACCTGGCTGCTGTGGGAGCCGTGGCCCTGGGAGAGCTGCCACATTTCCAGCCCCTCGACCCAGGGTCCCAGAACTGA
- the UTS2R gene encoding urotensin-2 receptor, which produces MALSPEPSSRFLVPATMGSAMPELPGAPNASLNSSLASPTEPNSLEDLVATGTIGVVLSAMGVVGMAGNVYTLTVMCRFLHASASMYVYVINLALADLLYLLSIPFIVATYITKRWHFGDVGCRVLFSLDFLTMHASIFTLTLMSRERYAAVVRPLDTVQRSKGYRKVLALGTWLLALLLALPMMLAIRLVRRGHKSLCLPAWGQRTHRAYLTLLFGTSIVGPGVVIGLLYVRLARAYWLSQRASFTQTRRLPNPRVLYLILGIVLLFWACFLPFWLWQLLAQYRGAPPLAPRSARIVNYLTTCLTYGNSCVNPFLYTLLTKNYRDYRQRSLHSRGTGGPVGVRSFPQGHTRCQRGSGRSVTSSSQQATETIALSQAVPRSLCV; this is translated from the coding sequence ATGGCGCTGAGCCCAGAGCCATCAAGCAGGTTCCTGGTGCCAGCTACAATGGGCAGCGCCATGCCCGAGCTGCCTGGTGCCCCCAATGCGTCCCTCAACAGCTCGTTGGCTAGCCCGACGGAACCCAACTCCCTGGAGGACCTGGTGGCCACGGGCACCATCGGGGTGGTGCTCTCAGCCATGGGCGTGGTGGGCATGGCAGGCAACGTGTACACGCTGACGGTCATGTGCCGCTTCCTGCACGCCTCTGCCTCCATGTATGTCTACGTCATCAACCTGGCGCTGGCAGACCTCCTCTACCTGCTCAGCATCCCCTTCATTGTAGCTACCTACATCACCAAGAGGTGGCACTTCGGCGACGTGGGCTGCCGCGTCCTTTTCAGCCTGGACTTCCTGACCATGCACGCCAGCATCTTCACCCTGACCCTCATGAGCAGGGAGCGCTATGCCGCCGTGGTGAGGCCGCTGGACACGGTGCAGCGTTCCAAGGGCTACCGCAAGGTCCTGGCGCTGGGCACGTGGCTCCTGGCACTGCTGCTGGCACTGCCCATGATGCTGGCCATCCGGCTGGTCCGCAGGGGCCACAAGAGCCTCTGCCTGCCAGCCTGGGGCCAGCGCACCCACCGCGCCTACCTGACGCTGCTCTTCGGGACCAGCATCGTGGGGCCTGGCGTGGTCATCGGGCTGCTCTACGTCCGCCTGGCCCGGGCCTACTGGCTGTCGCAGCGGGCCTCCTTCACGCAGACGCGGCGGCTGCCCAACCCCAGGGTGCTCTATCTCATCCTGGGCATCGTGCTGCTCTTCTGGGCCTGCTTCCTGCCCTTCTGGCTGTGGCAGCTCCTTGCCCAGTACCGCGGGGCCCCACCGCTCGCTCCCCGCTCCGCCCGCATCGTCAACTACCTGACCACCTGCCTCACCTATGGCAACAGCTGTGTGAACCCCTTCCTCTACACGCTGCTCACCAAGAACTACCGTGACTACCGCCAACGCTCGCTCCACAGCAGGGGCACCGGTGGGCCTGTGGGCGTCCGCAGCTTCCCGCAGGGCCACACCCGCTGCCAGCGGGGCTCGGGTCGCTCCGTGACCTCCAGCAGCCAGCAAGCCACTGAGACCATCGCACTGTCCCAGGCGGTTCCCAGGAGTCTCTGCGTCTGA